The proteins below are encoded in one region of Reichenbachiella sp. 5M10:
- a CDS encoding T9SS type A sorting domain-containing protein: protein MKYLHIACGMLCLAIGAKAQVRVDINLDLKHQVGQIDQFDRNKFVAIHANTTEREWDGDNFTTDLRNDFLNGYDVYLGRDTGGISWALNSNTDEDPARPGFADPAGIESYGTTVKNNYAAQTSWHPYEDRNDQILAAQLHPFWPDGQETNRGWAFSEADTEAEPFGTATGEYMGRYIRDSYGTGGTTGAKKPLYVEVINEPLWHLVDFGTDEPEKIFRFHNAVADQIRKYNDDVLIGGFCTAFPDHENRGFAQWNERWKLFMDMSGDKMDYWTIHLYDFPSINNGKQRYRKGSNMEATFDLMEQYSYMQFGEVKPFMISEYGAQMHDYFGAWSPYRDWLHLKSVNSMMMQFMERANIINKTLNFLPVKAEWGTNGVDDTYNHRLMRRADEPQAYTGEWVYSDMVKTYQLWSEVKGTRVDSYATSLDLLVDAYVDGKTAYVILNNLKFEAVQIELNALGLSTAVVEETDLKHLYLEGQVPVLEQSNQQGLPEAVSLESEATMILKLTLSEAPSIDQTSVETKYYATDYLQEIHANEPLTFTISGVQLADHGEAMLRLGLGRAHGKSLVPTVLVNGFALDVPVDFRGDDQADRDSFFGVIEIPVPYQQLQNSNEVKVTFADEGGHLSSVAMQVYGFSREVDRSNPVLGLEDKIASTSLQMKVYPNPSFDSVRLEVAPDFVGGQWQIMTLSGQVAQEARIDQEVMLVDASVLPSGVYLIRVSNYGEVLTRKLVLK from the coding sequence GTGAAATATTTACATATTGCCTGTGGAATGCTATGCCTCGCGATAGGTGCCAAGGCACAGGTACGCGTAGATATCAACCTCGACCTCAAACACCAAGTCGGCCAAATTGACCAGTTTGACCGAAACAAATTCGTTGCGATTCACGCCAATACAACGGAGCGAGAATGGGACGGAGACAATTTTACAACAGACCTAAGAAACGACTTTTTGAACGGGTACGATGTGTACCTAGGGCGTGATACAGGAGGCATCTCCTGGGCGCTCAATAGCAATACCGACGAAGACCCTGCTCGTCCTGGATTCGCAGATCCTGCGGGTATCGAGAGCTACGGTACGACAGTCAAAAATAATTATGCTGCACAGACCAGTTGGCATCCATATGAGGATAGAAATGACCAAATCCTGGCGGCACAGTTACACCCCTTTTGGCCTGATGGTCAAGAGACCAACCGAGGATGGGCGTTTTCAGAAGCAGACACAGAGGCAGAGCCTTTTGGGACAGCTACTGGGGAGTACATGGGGCGCTATATTCGAGATAGCTATGGTACGGGAGGTACGACAGGCGCCAAAAAGCCACTTTATGTAGAGGTAATCAACGAACCACTTTGGCATCTTGTTGATTTTGGGACCGATGAACCGGAGAAGATCTTCAGGTTTCACAATGCAGTCGCCGACCAAATCCGAAAATACAATGACGATGTCTTGATCGGTGGTTTTTGTACTGCATTTCCTGACCATGAAAATCGAGGGTTCGCGCAATGGAATGAAAGGTGGAAGCTTTTCATGGATATGTCTGGCGATAAAATGGATTATTGGACGATCCATCTCTATGATTTTCCCTCGATCAACAATGGTAAGCAACGCTACCGAAAGGGCAGCAACATGGAGGCAACCTTCGATTTGATGGAGCAATACAGTTATATGCAATTTGGAGAAGTGAAGCCGTTCATGATCTCCGAATATGGGGCTCAGATGCACGATTATTTCGGTGCTTGGTCTCCCTACAGAGATTGGTTGCATCTCAAATCCGTCAACTCCATGATGATGCAGTTCATGGAGCGTGCAAACATCATCAACAAGACCCTCAATTTTTTGCCTGTCAAGGCAGAATGGGGTACCAATGGGGTGGACGATACTTACAACCACCGGTTGATGCGAAGGGCAGACGAACCACAGGCCTATACAGGAGAGTGGGTCTATTCGGACATGGTCAAGACCTATCAGCTATGGTCTGAAGTCAAGGGGACACGTGTGGACAGCTATGCCACCTCACTAGACCTATTGGTGGATGCCTATGTTGATGGCAAGACAGCTTACGTGATTCTCAACAACCTCAAGTTCGAAGCAGTCCAAATCGAGCTGAACGCGCTAGGGCTGTCGACTGCTGTAGTGGAAGAGACAGACCTCAAGCACCTCTACCTAGAGGGACAGGTGCCTGTACTTGAGCAATCCAATCAACAAGGGCTACCTGAGGCTGTGAGCTTGGAGAGTGAAGCCACGATGATACTCAAACTGACGCTGAGCGAGGCACCGAGTATTGACCAAACTTCCGTAGAGACGAAATACTATGCGACGGATTACCTCCAAGAGATCCATGCCAATGAGCCACTTACTTTTACGATTTCGGGAGTGCAGTTGGCGGATCATGGTGAGGCCATGCTGCGTCTAGGCTTGGGCAGAGCACATGGAAAGTCTCTCGTACCGACCGTTCTAGTCAACGGGTTCGCACTAGATGTGCCGGTAGATTTTCGAGGAGATGATCAGGCGGACAGAGACAGTTTTTTTGGAGTGATAGAAATCCCTGTGCCCTACCAACAGCTGCAAAATAGCAACGAAGTGAAAGTGACTTTCGCAGATGAAGGTGGACATCTGAGCAGTGTCGCCATGCAGGTGTATGGGTTTAGTCGTGAGGTCGATCGCTCGAATCCTGTGCTGGGACTTGAGGACAAAATAGCCTCAACCAGCCTACAAATGAAAGTATATCCCAACCCAAGTTTTGATAGTGTCCGTCTCGAAGTGGCCCCTGATTTTGTCGGTGGACAGTGGCAAATCATGACACTATCGGGACAAGTAGCACAAGAAGCAAGGATTGATCAGGAGGTGATGCTCGTGGATGCTTCTGTACTCCCTAGCGGTGTGTACCTGATTCGGGTGAGCAACTACGGGGAAGTTTTAACAAGGAAATTAGTATTGAAATAA
- a CDS encoding SwmB domain-containing protein → MKNILKYIMILTLAVGVMSSCDDEYQAPNAGAKHSVIYSAEQSASNQVQVNGEISFGDASSGVQLREWSVAEGIGFIITDDSLSTSDMNNIKVVFNEAGTQEVKLHQEFGGDFYVGTTVRSSSYDTTIMVTVLDSVDVAFEAHYINDDGTVGAALTLQDGAKNQVTASKSVQFTYILDGSPQEVIWTFEGGDPAEVEYDGNAIEDGSGLNTVVKYKKIGVWDVGLLGFRDRPYGGDTLVYNDLIEVIPSTEPVILDQLVNDGNTIVLNYSREIDPASVNANNFAVSMENAGTAIPVNIASVNVDPSEGNLVIISLDGENIYDDDEVHVTYTPGEMRTTDLVNADAITDQLMDHAKGENKMAQNGYDVGMETSTVANWPYLYWGGNWGMYTNDIITTNPHLGKKSMVVNWEAGGGSIFDYKDDLGNNTVFNLETGKTYEVGFWIYVDKLGNADNGGLVPDFRLYPDDWSAELAFFFDDAFPTGEWVYQSTTWSPANTRDYFFMMRGYNASSTVEMEFYLDDFGIYELNMRP, encoded by the coding sequence ATGAAGAATATTCTAAAATATATAATGATCCTTACCCTAGCAGTAGGTGTAATGAGCAGTTGTGATGACGAATATCAAGCGCCTAATGCAGGAGCGAAGCATAGTGTCATCTATAGTGCAGAGCAGAGTGCGAGCAATCAAGTACAGGTCAATGGCGAGATTTCATTTGGAGATGCATCATCGGGAGTACAGTTGCGCGAGTGGTCAGTAGCTGAGGGCATCGGGTTCATCATCACTGACGACAGTTTGAGCACTTCGGATATGAATAACATCAAAGTTGTTTTCAACGAAGCAGGGACACAAGAGGTCAAACTCCACCAAGAGTTTGGCGGAGATTTCTATGTGGGGACTACAGTACGTAGCTCTTCGTATGATACTACCATCATGGTGACTGTTTTGGATTCTGTAGACGTTGCTTTTGAGGCACACTATATCAACGATGACGGGACAGTGGGAGCAGCATTGACGTTGCAGGATGGAGCCAAAAATCAAGTGACTGCTAGTAAGTCCGTTCAGTTTACTTACATCTTAGATGGTTCGCCACAAGAGGTGATTTGGACCTTCGAAGGGGGAGACCCTGCAGAGGTAGAGTATGACGGAAATGCCATCGAAGATGGTTCGGGGCTGAATACAGTGGTCAAATACAAGAAGATTGGTGTATGGGATGTGGGACTGCTTGGATTCAGAGATCGCCCTTATGGAGGAGATACCCTCGTCTACAACGACCTGATTGAGGTGATTCCGTCTACTGAGCCTGTGATCTTGGATCAATTGGTCAACGATGGCAACACAATCGTGCTCAATTACAGTAGAGAGATTGATCCGGCTTCTGTCAATGCCAACAATTTTGCGGTAAGCATGGAGAATGCGGGTACAGCCATCCCTGTCAATATAGCGTCGGTCAATGTGGATCCATCAGAGGGTAACCTTGTGATCATCAGCCTAGATGGTGAGAATATATACGATGATGATGAGGTACACGTGACCTATACACCAGGAGAGATGCGTACCACGGACCTAGTCAATGCCGATGCGATCACGGATCAGTTGATGGATCATGCCAAAGGTGAAAATAAAATGGCTCAAAATGGCTATGATGTAGGTATGGAAACCTCTACTGTAGCGAACTGGCCATACCTATACTGGGGTGGAAACTGGGGTATGTATACCAATGATATCATTACTACGAACCCACATCTTGGAAAGAAAAGTATGGTCGTCAACTGGGAAGCTGGTGGAGGAAGTATTTTTGATTACAAAGATGATTTGGGCAACAATACCGTGTTTAATCTAGAGACAGGCAAAACATATGAAGTAGGTTTTTGGATATATGTTGACAAATTAGGCAATGCAGACAATGGTGGATTAGTTCCTGATTTTAGGTTGTATCCAGATGATTGGTCTGCGGAGCTGGCTTTCTTCTTTGATGATGCCTTTCCTACAGGAGAGTGGGTGTATCAGTCTACGACATGGTCACCAGCCAATACGAGAGATTATTTCTTCATGATGAGAGGATACAACGCGAGTAGTACGGTAGAGATGGAATTCTATCTAGATGACTTTGGTATCTACGAATTGAATATGAGACCATAA
- a CDS encoding RagB/SusD family nutrient uptake outer membrane protein: MKKILYILLIPVFMLATSCNEDEYLTQVNPNAITTDVFWETSSDFDKALYTVYGALQFPSISGALSAHDWVMGDLGGAESWMKSFVYVTLQFNDASEHVKNRWNELYVGIYRANQVILHIQDADMEESEKNLIVAQARFLRAFFYFELVHSYGGAVIHTVPPVTDEDFQKPFESKEKVTTDVIVPDLEFAQTHLAGIEWEGDDLGRASWGAATALLGKVRLYEEDWTNAAKEFKSIIDSRLYSLVPNFMDNFTDENEFNSESIFEVAFSAVAGETANANHIDNSPTETGSESNTFDAKLSHLSVGGYNEVLASYYLHELMYYDEIDPTRSINNGFTQSQRMYASIVPSDGDGEYYGIPVDEISGYGFGQSAYVKKFTNWYQYSLVNTTNPVSGINFRHIRYADVLLMYAEAILNEQGDAAANEAITYIDQVRARAGVITLDQYLTDNGNTFPAMNQSVMIHGAFNYVAPTADNLMTHIQMVERPIELCYEGHRWKDLVRWGIVKEVLDDRLADENWLLANWDAIRNQPPFYLNDEAQKVRTDYAVCAPAYNASAHNYLPIPTDEVQINSALGK, translated from the coding sequence ATGAAAAAAATACTATATATACTATTGATTCCTGTCTTCATGCTTGCGACGAGTTGCAACGAAGACGAGTATTTGACACAAGTCAACCCAAATGCTATCACAACTGATGTGTTTTGGGAGACTAGTTCAGATTTTGACAAGGCACTCTACACTGTGTACGGCGCGCTTCAGTTTCCATCGATCTCTGGCGCATTGTCTGCGCATGATTGGGTCATGGGTGACCTAGGTGGTGCAGAATCATGGATGAAATCATTCGTGTACGTGACTTTGCAATTCAACGATGCGAGTGAGCATGTCAAGAACAGATGGAATGAACTCTACGTCGGGATTTATCGTGCCAATCAAGTCATTCTGCACATTCAAGATGCAGATATGGAAGAAAGTGAGAAGAATCTGATCGTAGCACAAGCGAGATTCTTGAGGGCTTTCTTTTATTTTGAGTTGGTACATAGCTACGGAGGGGCAGTCATCCATACGGTACCCCCAGTGACAGACGAAGATTTTCAGAAGCCTTTCGAATCCAAAGAAAAAGTCACGACTGATGTTATTGTTCCGGATTTGGAATTTGCTCAGACACATCTCGCCGGTATAGAGTGGGAAGGTGACGATCTAGGTCGTGCCAGCTGGGGAGCTGCAACAGCTTTACTGGGCAAAGTACGTCTCTACGAGGAAGATTGGACGAATGCAGCCAAAGAGTTCAAATCGATTATTGATTCTCGTCTCTACAGCTTGGTTCCCAATTTCATGGACAACTTCACCGATGAAAATGAGTTCAATAGCGAATCTATTTTCGAGGTGGCATTCAGTGCAGTCGCTGGCGAAACTGCCAACGCCAACCATATCGATAATTCACCTACTGAGACAGGTTCTGAGTCGAATACGTTCGACGCAAAACTGAGTCACTTGAGTGTAGGGGGCTACAACGAAGTGTTGGCTTCTTATTATTTGCATGAACTGATGTATTACGATGAGATTGATCCGACTCGCAGTATCAACAATGGCTTTACCCAATCACAAAGAATGTATGCGAGTATCGTGCCTTCGGATGGTGATGGCGAGTACTACGGCATACCAGTGGATGAAATCAGTGGGTATGGTTTTGGTCAAAGTGCTTATGTCAAGAAGTTTACCAATTGGTACCAATACAGTTTGGTCAACACGACCAACCCTGTATCCGGGATCAACTTCAGACACATTCGCTATGCAGATGTCTTGTTGATGTATGCAGAGGCGATCCTCAATGAGCAAGGAGATGCAGCAGCCAATGAGGCGATTACTTACATCGATCAGGTCAGAGCAAGAGCAGGAGTCATCACGTTAGATCAATATTTGACTGACAATGGAAATACATTTCCTGCGATGAATCAGAGTGTGATGATTCATGGAGCATTCAACTATGTCGCTCCTACAGCGGACAACTTGATGACCCATATTCAGATGGTGGAGAGACCTATTGAGCTATGCTATGAAGGACACAGATGGAAAGATTTGGTGCGATGGGGTATAGTCAAAGAGGTATTGGATGATCGTTTGGCAGACGAAAACTGGTTGCTAGCCAACTGGGACGCCATTAGAAATCAGCCGCCATTCTATCTCAATGATGAGGCACAGAAGGTAAGAACTGATTATGCAGTGTGTGCTCCTGCTTACAATGCGAGCGCGCATAATTATTTGCCAATCCCAACGGATGAAGTTCAAATCAATTCCGCTTTGGGTAAATAA
- a CDS encoding SusC/RagA family TonB-linked outer membrane protein, with protein MKRLFTLMKCCLFLVMCMGMSNLVQAQSKIVGKVTDDGDGSEIPGVNVMVKGTTVGTVTDLDGNYSLEVPADAEALVFSYIGYMKQEVLISGRSSIDVSLVTDVEQLEEVVVVGYGVQKKKEVTGAVASLKSDELLKNATPDIGDAMQGQIAGVNVQAASGRPGEKSNVQIRGIGSVNSGALGPLYVVDGVAYQNDPNIAPEQIESIEVLKDGAAAAIYGVRASNGVILITTKRGKPGRMQVDFSAYAGVQNITSGTPLMNTEEMLYVEEVKLAADGKEPLVFVFNPDALDYDTDFVGDVQNDNALMQSYNLNVAGGQENLTLSLNANYFKQDGVLINSGYDRLTTRLSGEYKLGKFRAFATVALTEENTQQEPWALYEYAVIQKPWQKGINDLETFGQNQVIVPDDNPIQYGFLSRQLNNEDNRVVNSSNVAINLEYEIIDGLSYQVNLGRNDWNYQRKFFQPQYLAYNSDGNLQPGGSNIQALLNEEFTFTSKNTLENILKFQRQFGKHNVGATLVLSYEGYTSKNVGVGVIGLQSNDTDVLSQGIEGTAPTGTESTQNLIGKMARVQYGFNEKYLLSASIRYDGSSNFGKENRYNPFYGISAGWNVSEEGFFKNASSLSFINNLKLRGSYAELGNQSIAPYQYASVIEGGVNYPFGQEGSEFLGVGNVQRRYANPFIQWETTISRNIGLDLSMLDGRFNFSADVYLNDKQDMLLSERLTPSSGTWQTRAVSTYNVRTINAGNMQNKGIELALGYRDETNFGLTWSVNGTFTKNVNEVTDLNGVEGIAYAGGRPVVSRGESTDYTTYLSKGYEGGAFFLLEHEGVIKTDEQLNDYLLLDPNARKGDMMYRDQLTVDTDGDGKADAGDGVINDNDRVYAGSGQPEFEAGLMLNAAFKGFDFYVQAYYSYGAEIYNGSKLYAYGSGRHKDLYYGWSPQNSDSDIMAARTSQEHNNTRARSDYFLEDGTYLRIRNITLGYTIPNSVLKDKVNKLRFYVTAQNPFTFTKYEGYDPEVGGDGLFTRGVDMGNYPVTRKFLAGLQLQF; from the coding sequence ATGAAAAGACTATTTACATTAATGAAATGTTGCCTCTTTTTGGTGATGTGCATGGGCATGAGTAATCTCGTCCAGGCACAATCCAAAATAGTAGGTAAAGTGACAGACGATGGGGATGGCTCGGAGATTCCGGGTGTCAACGTGATGGTAAAAGGAACAACCGTCGGTACTGTGACTGATTTGGATGGTAACTATAGTTTGGAAGTGCCAGCCGATGCAGAGGCCTTGGTGTTTAGCTATATCGGCTATATGAAGCAAGAAGTGCTCATAAGCGGAAGATCGAGTATCGATGTAAGCTTGGTCACTGATGTAGAACAGCTCGAGGAAGTAGTGGTCGTAGGCTACGGGGTACAGAAAAAGAAAGAGGTAACTGGCGCAGTGGCTTCATTGAAATCTGACGAGCTTTTGAAAAATGCTACCCCTGATATAGGAGATGCGATGCAAGGACAGATAGCAGGTGTCAATGTGCAAGCAGCCAGTGGTCGCCCTGGAGAAAAGTCGAATGTGCAGATTCGTGGGATTGGATCTGTAAATTCAGGTGCTTTGGGTCCGCTTTATGTCGTGGATGGCGTAGCGTATCAAAACGATCCAAATATTGCGCCCGAGCAAATTGAATCCATTGAAGTACTCAAGGATGGTGCAGCAGCGGCTATCTATGGGGTGAGAGCTTCAAATGGTGTGATCTTGATTACCACCAAGCGGGGAAAACCAGGCCGTATGCAGGTTGATTTTTCTGCCTATGCAGGAGTTCAAAATATCACTTCGGGTACACCGCTCATGAATACAGAGGAGATGCTGTATGTAGAAGAAGTGAAATTGGCAGCCGACGGCAAAGAGCCTTTGGTGTTTGTTTTCAACCCGGATGCATTGGACTATGATACTGATTTTGTAGGTGATGTACAAAATGACAATGCATTGATGCAAAGTTATAACTTGAACGTGGCGGGTGGACAAGAGAATTTGACATTGAGCTTGAACGCCAACTACTTCAAGCAGGACGGTGTATTGATCAATTCGGGATATGATCGTTTGACGACACGTCTGAGTGGTGAATACAAATTGGGCAAATTCAGAGCGTTTGCTACCGTCGCTTTGACAGAGGAGAACACGCAGCAAGAACCATGGGCACTTTACGAATACGCAGTGATTCAAAAGCCTTGGCAGAAAGGGATCAATGATTTGGAAACCTTTGGTCAAAATCAGGTGATCGTACCAGATGATAATCCGATTCAATACGGATTTTTGTCAAGACAACTCAATAACGAGGACAATCGTGTCGTCAACAGTAGCAATGTCGCCATCAACTTAGAGTATGAGATCATAGATGGTTTGAGTTATCAAGTCAACTTGGGAAGAAACGATTGGAACTATCAACGCAAGTTCTTTCAGCCGCAATACTTGGCATACAACTCGGATGGAAATTTGCAGCCAGGTGGCTCGAATATCCAAGCTTTGCTCAACGAAGAGTTCACATTCACTTCTAAAAACACTTTGGAGAATATTTTGAAATTCCAAAGGCAATTTGGTAAGCACAATGTAGGAGCTACTTTGGTGTTGTCATACGAAGGCTATACTTCTAAAAATGTAGGTGTAGGAGTCATAGGTCTGCAAAGCAACGATACCGATGTATTGAGTCAAGGGATTGAAGGAACGGCACCAACAGGTACTGAATCGACGCAGAACCTCATCGGTAAGATGGCTAGAGTTCAGTATGGATTCAATGAGAAGTATTTGCTCTCTGCAAGTATTCGGTATGATGGGTCGTCGAACTTTGGGAAGGAAAACCGTTATAACCCATTCTATGGTATCTCAGCGGGTTGGAATGTGAGTGAAGAAGGTTTCTTCAAGAATGCATCAAGCCTTTCTTTTATCAACAATTTGAAGCTAAGAGGGAGTTATGCAGAGCTTGGAAATCAGAGCATTGCTCCTTATCAGTATGCCTCTGTTATCGAAGGAGGTGTCAATTACCCCTTTGGTCAAGAAGGTTCAGAATTCTTGGGTGTAGGAAATGTCCAAAGACGCTATGCCAATCCATTTATCCAGTGGGAGACAACAATATCTAGAAACATCGGATTGGATTTGAGTATGTTAGATGGCAGGTTCAATTTCAGTGCGGATGTCTACCTCAATGACAAGCAGGACATGCTCCTGTCAGAAAGATTGACTCCATCGTCAGGTACATGGCAGACGCGGGCTGTCAGTACATACAACGTGCGGACAATCAATGCAGGCAACATGCAAAACAAAGGAATCGAGCTGGCTTTGGGGTACCGAGACGAGACCAATTTTGGATTGACATGGAGTGTCAATGGGACGTTTACTAAGAACGTCAACGAGGTGACCGATTTGAACGGAGTGGAAGGAATCGCCTATGCAGGAGGACGACCAGTTGTGTCTAGAGGAGAAAGTACGGACTATACGACGTATCTGTCCAAAGGCTATGAAGGAGGAGCATTCTTCTTATTGGAACACGAAGGAGTGATCAAGACGGATGAGCAGTTGAATGACTATTTGTTGCTAGATCCCAATGCTAGAAAAGGAGATATGATGTACCGTGATCAACTGACAGTAGATACGGATGGAGACGGTAAGGCAGATGCAGGAGATGGTGTAATCAATGACAATGACCGTGTGTATGCGGGGTCAGGTCAGCCAGAGTTCGAAGCAGGCCTCATGTTGAATGCGGCATTCAAGGGGTTCGACTTTTATGTGCAAGCATACTACTCATATGGTGCAGAGATTTACAATGGCTCTAAGCTGTATGCATATGGATCAGGTAGACACAAGGATTTGTACTATGGATGGTCACCTCAGAATTCAGACTCAGACATCATGGCTGCTCGTACTTCTCAAGAACACAACAATACACGAGCAAGGTCGGACTACTTCTTGGAGGATGGTACTTATTTGAGAATTAGAAACATCACGTTGGGATATACCATTCCAAACAGTGTACTCAAGGATAAGGTGAACAAGTTGAGATTTTATGTGACTGCACAAAACCCTTTCACATTCACCAAATATGAGGGGTATGATCCAGAAGTAGGGGGAGATGGTTTGTTTACCAGAGGAGTAGACATGGGCAACTACCCTGTGACTAGAAAATTCTTGGCTGGTCTTCAGCTGCAGTTTTAA
- a CDS encoding tetratricopeptide repeat protein, whose translation MSQNKFIQAKDTVMLIKCIVELSDLYAHNGNFSASYDGYWEALTLADAIDNQLAKASIESGLGWLYILYQRDELAILNFNKSLQIRKEHIQKTGESPEGLISGYYPLASLYRKRGQYNLAKTYLDSCSFIKVNDPTQPFGSAFITAELGYINFLEGKPAEALKLLLPINQHLSNHHHYYLVMYHYFLARIYQSLHQYGKADEYYLSAIAAGIQHKSHADLLPDVYETYAEFLFETGDPSKAYEMLKKAKEQTERQFGSRSENNKFLLEIKDEFRLTKERQQLQLQEQKIKQFEQEDKIWRLQSYILYGTIGFMIVLIFLTYRFFRSKYKAKKRLLDEKRFLERQKSREVLEVKNKELTASALQVIQREEMLEELKKQLNEQKENPDKNKLNKLAKSITTTTSNDWKEFEARFISVNKRFYKTLDRTYPNLSQGDRKICALIKLNFSSKDMSKLLGISVESVHTTRYRLRKKMNLERSENLEELIANID comes from the coding sequence ATGAGTCAAAACAAATTCATCCAAGCCAAAGACACTGTGATGCTCATCAAATGCATCGTAGAGCTCTCAGATTTGTATGCTCACAATGGCAATTTCAGTGCGTCCTACGATGGATACTGGGAAGCCCTCACACTCGCCGATGCAATAGATAATCAATTGGCCAAAGCGTCTATCGAATCTGGACTAGGGTGGCTCTATATCCTGTACCAACGGGACGAATTGGCAATCCTCAACTTCAACAAATCCCTGCAAATACGAAAGGAGCACATCCAAAAAACAGGAGAAAGCCCAGAAGGGCTCATCTCGGGATATTACCCTCTGGCATCCCTCTATAGAAAACGTGGGCAGTACAACCTCGCCAAAACCTACCTAGACAGCTGTAGTTTCATTAAGGTAAATGATCCTACACAGCCCTTTGGATCCGCCTTCATCACAGCCGAACTAGGATACATCAACTTTCTAGAGGGCAAACCAGCCGAAGCGCTCAAGCTACTACTGCCGATCAATCAACACCTCAGTAATCATCACCATTATTACTTGGTCATGTACCATTACTTCCTCGCGCGGATTTATCAATCACTGCATCAATATGGCAAAGCAGATGAATACTATCTCAGTGCCATTGCTGCAGGCATCCAACACAAGAGTCACGCAGACTTACTGCCAGACGTCTATGAAACCTACGCAGAGTTCCTCTTCGAAACGGGTGACCCCAGCAAGGCCTATGAAATGCTCAAAAAAGCTAAGGAACAAACTGAGCGTCAATTTGGAAGCCGCAGCGAAAACAATAAGTTCCTTTTAGAAATAAAGGATGAATTTCGGTTAACCAAGGAAAGACAACAACTCCAACTACAGGAACAAAAAATCAAGCAATTCGAACAAGAAGACAAAATATGGCGACTCCAATCCTATATCCTCTATGGCACGATTGGTTTTATGATCGTCCTTATATTTCTCACCTATCGTTTCTTCCGGTCCAAGTACAAGGCCAAAAAACGGCTCTTGGATGAAAAGAGATTCTTAGAAAGACAAAAATCCAGAGAGGTACTAGAAGTCAAAAACAAAGAGCTAACAGCCTCCGCTCTACAAGTCATCCAACGAGAAGAAATGCTAGAAGAGCTCAAAAAACAACTCAATGAACAGAAAGAAAATCCAGACAAAAACAAACTCAATAAACTAGCCAAAAGCATCACCACTACCACCAGCAACGACTGGAAAGAGTTCGAGGCTCGCTTCATTTCGGTTAACAAACGTTTTTACAAGACTTTGGACAGAACCTACCCCAATCTCTCACAAGGAGACCGAAAAATCTGTGCACTCATCAAACTCAACTTCAGCAGTAAAGACATGTCCAAACTCCTCGGGATATCCGTAGAAAGCGTCCATACCACACGGTATCGGCTCAGAAAAAAAATGAACCTAGAGAGAAGTGAAAACTTAGAGGAATTGATCGCAAACATAGATTAA
- a CDS encoding YceI family protein, giving the protein MKISLLVILCTSLLVGQSQLQLNTDKSSLSILGTSSVHDWESKVNTYTVTGQINGNQIKNLKVEIITKSIKSGKSIMDSKTYDALLEDKFPKIIFEANALNINNQSVNGKGKLTLAGQTKDIQLKGKVTTYANGILKVEGTHQLVMSQYDITPPTAMFGSLVTGDEVTIKYNLDFTY; this is encoded by the coding sequence ATGAAAATTAGCCTGTTAGTCATTTTGTGCACTAGCCTGTTGGTCGGACAGTCTCAACTCCAGCTAAACACAGACAAAAGCTCCTTAAGCATCCTAGGCACCTCGTCCGTCCACGACTGGGAGTCCAAGGTCAACACCTATACAGTGACTGGCCAAATAAACGGAAATCAAATCAAGAATCTGAAAGTGGAAATCATCACCAAATCCATCAAAAGCGGTAAATCCATCATGGATAGTAAGACTTACGATGCACTGTTGGAGGACAAATTTCCCAAGATAATATTCGAAGCAAACGCCTTGAATATAAACAACCAATCGGTCAACGGGAAAGGCAAGCTCACTTTGGCAGGACAAACCAAAGACATCCAACTGAAAGGAAAAGTAACCACCTACGCAAATGGGATTCTGAAAGTAGAAGGCACACACCAACTCGTGATGAGTCAATATGACATCACCCCTCCTACAGCTATGTTTGGATCCCTAGTAACAGGAGATGAAGTGACCATTAAGTACAATTTAGACTTTACATATTAA